CATTTTCTCCCCTCCTTTAATGATAGACGACCTTTATTGTATGATCTCTTCCAATCACCTTCCTCCAACTCAAGGCAATTATTATCAATCGAGCACATTCAAAAGCAATAATTTGATAACTTTTGCTCATTTACTATTATTTATGCTCATTGTACTGCTTTGATGATCAAATTGTCAATATAATTTAGAAAATACAATCATATTCCAAAAGGTTTATAGCCGGATTCTATTTCCTGAACTGCAGCAATTCATTAGAGGATGTTGCCCCTTTGTGCCGAATTATTCATTAACTAAAAGTACGCTCAAGGAGTATCATGATGCCAACAGCCCCTACGCCCCCCTACAAACCTACCCCGCCTACTGCCCCCGCTAAACCGCAAGCCACCTCAGATGTAGTTTCATCAACACCTTCAGCTTCTCAGCCTGATTCACAGGCTCACATCAATCCACAATTAGCTGAGACCCTCAAAGAAGTTGAAACCATTGGGAAAGCTTTTCAAACAAAGCCGGCTAAACAAGGTGACACAAACAGTCAACTTCCCCCTGCCACACAGACTGACGAACCAGCAAAATTTCCCCCTGTTACGTCGTTAGATTCGCAGGATAACTTAGTGACTTCGACAAGCCTTCCCACGAACCAGAACGTCTCACCGAATAAGCTTTCAGGCTCAGTATATGTTTCTTTGTTATCGGTCGTATTGATTGTGGCCGTTGTGTTAATCATCTTCCGGCTAATGAAAGCCAAACGATCCAGTGACAGCCTTACGCCAAATGCCACCCCCCCTGAGCCTTCACTGTCACCTGGCATAGCAACAAAAGCAAAAACCTCGAAAACAACCAGTAAATTTGAAGTCAGAGTATAACAAAGGCAGCATTCCTGAAGAATGCTGCCTTTGTTATTTATCCAGATTGGGTCATTAGCACTATTGATATTGAAATTCATTATCAATAGTGCTATAATTGAGAAAGTATTTATCATTTACTTGCAAAGGAAGGTATGAAGGAACATGGCTACACGAAGAGAACCCCGCTTTAAACTTTGCCGCAGACTAGGTGTTAATATTTTTGGTCACCCAAAAGCAATGAACAGGGCTCAAAAAGAACACAGCCGGACTGGGCGAAAAACATCAGAGTACGGCTTACAGCTTTTAGAAAAACAAAAAATTAAGGCTTATTACGGAATTCTCGAAAAACAGTTTGTGCGCTATCTGAAAAACGCTAAAAAAAGCAGAGAAATTACTGGCATCGCTTTATTGAAAGCGTTAGAGTGCAGACTGGACAACCTTGTATACCGTATTGGCTTTGCCATATCCATTCGCCAGGCACGTCAAATGGTCAACCACGGCTGCATTCTGGTCAATGGAAAGCGTGTAGACATACCGTCTTGCGCAATTAAAGTAAATGATGTCATCTCCCT
The Sporomusaceae bacterium FL31 genome window above contains:
- the rpsD2 gene encoding 30S ribosomal protein S4 B; amino-acid sequence: MATRREPRFKLCRRLGVNIFGHPKAMNRAQKEHSRTGRKTSEYGLQLLEKQKIKAYYGILEKQFVRYLKNAKKSREITGIALLKALECRLDNLVYRIGFAISIRQARQMVNHGCILVNGKRVDIPSCAIKVNDVISLKEQYRDNPMFNTNFLDLKSFDLPYIEKDFASFSGKLVKLPAREEIPIEVNEILAIELYSK